Proteins encoded together in one Ictidomys tridecemlineatus isolate mIctTri1 chromosome 3, mIctTri1.hap1, whole genome shotgun sequence window:
- the LOC101964181 gene encoding keratin-associated protein 20-2 — MSCYYGNYYSGLGYGYGGLGCGYGCGYGSYGYGGYGGYGGYGYGCCRPLCYRRYYSYGFY; from the coding sequence ATGAGCTGCTACTATGGCAACTACTATAGTGGGCTGGGCTATGGCTATGGTGGCCTAGGCTGTGGCTATGGCTGTGGCTATGGTAGCTATGGCTATGGTGGCTATGGTGGCTATGGTGGCTATGGTTATGGATGCTGCCGCCCACTCTGCTACAGAAGATACTATTCCTATGGCTTCTACTGA
- the LOC101964461 gene encoding keratin-associated protein 20-2, translating into MSCYYGNYYDGLGYGYGGLGCGYGCGYGGYGYGGYGYGCCRPLCYRRYYSYGFY; encoded by the coding sequence ATGAGCTGCTACTATGGCAACTACTATGATGGGCTGGGCTATGGCTATGGTGGCCTAGGCTGTGGCTATGGCTGTGGCTATGGTGGCTATGGCTATGGTGGCTATGGTTATGGATGCTGCCGCCCACTCTGCTACAGAAGATACTATTCCTATGGCTTCTACTGA
- the LOC101964749 gene encoding keratin-associated protein 19-7: MSCYYGNYYGGLGYGYGGLGCGYGCGYGGYGYGGLGCGYGGYGDYGYGCCRPLCYRRYYSYGFY; the protein is encoded by the coding sequence ATGAGCTGCTACTATGGCAACTACTATGGTGGGCTGGGCTACGGCTATGGTGGCCTAGGCTGTGGCTATGGCTGTGGCTATGGTGGCTATGGCTATGGTGGCCTAGGCTGTGGCTATGGTGGCTATGGTGACTATGGTTATGGATGCTGCCGCCCACTGTGCTACAGAAGATACTATTCCTATGGCTTCTACTGA
- the LOC101963900 gene encoding uncharacterized protein LOC101963900, translated as MSCYYGNYYGGLGCGYGGLGCGYGCGYGGLGYGYGGYGGYGGYGYGCCRPLCDRRCWSYGFY; from the coding sequence ATGAGCTGCTACTATGGCAACTACTATGGTGGACTGGGCTGTGGCTATGGTGGCCTAGGCTGTGGCTATGGCTGTGGCTATGGTGGCCTAGGCTATGGCTATGGTGGCTATGGTGGTTATGGTGGCTATGGTTATGGATGCTGCCGCCCACTCTGCGACAGAAGATGCTGGTCCTATGGCTTCTACTGA